The sequence AAAATGGTAATACAGTTGATCTTCCAAATGTTGTATCTTACCTCTTTGCAGAACAAGAATGCGGCTTCTTAGTTGGAGCAATTGCAGGTTATGCAACAACGGCTAATAAAGTGGGTTATATTGGTGGCATGGCAATTCCGCCTGTATTGAGGTATGAAGCAGGCTTTAGGGCTGGTGTAAAAACAACAAATCCAAATGCAAGCGTTATTGGTCAGTATACTAACTCCTTTGTAGATGCATCTTTAGGAAAGAGCACTGCAGTTTCTCAAATGGCACTTGGTGCAGATGTGCTCTTCCATGCAGCTGGTGCAACAGGCAATGGTATGTTCCAAGCAATTTGTGAGAAGGGTGCACCTTACTGGGGTATTGGTGTTGACGTAGATATGGGTCTTGATCCAAACCTTTGCCCAGATAGAACCCTTACTTCCGCATTAAAGCATGTTGACTATGCAACATACGAAGCAATTAAGTCAGTTGTTGATGGAACATTCAAGGGTGGAGTTATTACTTTAACACTTAAAGACGGTGGTGTAGGTTATGCGCCTGACCACGTAAAAGATGTTTTAACAGCCGACCAGATTTCAAAGATTGAAAATCTAAAGTCTATGATTATTAACGGCACATTTACTGTCCCAACAGATCCTAAGGAAGTAGAAACCTGGACTCCACCAGCAAACTTCTAACTTAATTGATTAAAAGGGCGGGGTTGCCCGCCCACATTTTTTATATGTGGAGGAAGAAGTGGAAGCACTATCAGTTAAAAACATAGTAAAAAGATTTCCGAACGTCCTTGCAAATGACAACGTTAGTTTATCAGTAGAAAAAGGAGAAATTTTTGCAATTGTTGGTGAAAACGGTGCAGGTAAATCAACGTTGATGAAAATTATCTATGGCCTTTATCTACCTGATAGTGGTGAAATATACGTTAACGGAGAAAAAGCTAACATAAAGCATTCAAGAGATGCCATAAACCTTAAAATTGGAATGGTGCATCAAGAGTTTATGCTCATTCCAAGATTTACAGTTACTGAGAATATCGTCCTTGGTGATGAACCAAGAAAGTTTGGTTTTGTTTTTGACTATAAACAAGCAGTTAAAGAGGTAGAAGAACTTTCTAATAGATTTGCACTTGTTGTTGACTCAACTGAAAAAGTGGAAAATTTACCAGTTGGGATTCAGCAAAGAGTTGAAATCCTCAAAATTTTAAGAAGAGGCGCTGAAATTCTCATATTTGACGAGCCAACAGCAGTTCTTACACCAGAGGAAACTGAAGAACTTTTTAAGACTTTAAGAAAACTAAAAGAAGCTAATAAAACGATTATTTTTATTTCGCACAAATTAAGTGAAGTTATGGAGATAGCAGATAGAATTGCAGTGATGAGAAGAGGCAGGCTTCAAGGAATAGTTAAGAAGACAGAAACTAACGAAAAAGAACTTGCCAAAATGATGGTAGGACGTGATGTTGTTCTTGAAATCCAAAAAGTGAAAGCTGAGTTAGGGGATGTTGTTTTCAAAGTAGAAGATCTCACAGTAAAAAATCAAAGAGGAATTGTTGCTTTAAAGGATTGTAGTTTTGATGTAAGAGCAGGAGAAATCGTTGCAATCGCAGGCGTTGAAGGGAACGGGCAAGCAGAACTTGTAAATGCAATGCTTGGTTTCTTAAGGCCAGCAAAAGGATCAATTACTATTAATGGAAACGAAATGAAGTTTGTAACTCCTTATGATATAAGAAAAAAGGGCTTTGCCTACATTACTGAAGATAGGAAGAGGAGAGGTTTAATTTTACAATACAGAGCAAGAGAGAATATAATTTTAGGAAATCACACTCTATATCCTTTTTCAAATAAAGGTATTCTTAATGATAATGCAATTGATGAATACACAACAAGAAAGTTAGAGGAGTTTGATATTAGACCAAGAGAAGCCTATATGAAAGCTCAGAACTTTTCTGGAGGTAACCAACAAAAAATTATACTTGCAAGAGAACTTTCATCAGAGCATAAATTCCTCCTTGCATCCCAACCTACAAGAGGGCTTGATGTTGGTGCAACAGAATTCGTCTATAAGTGGCTAATCGAAGAAAAGAAAAAAGGTATTGGAATACTCTTAATTTCTCTTGAGCTTTCCGAGGTTATGGGGCTTGCCGATAGAATTCTTGTGCTTTATAAAGGAGAAATAGTTGGTGTTACTACTCCCGAAGAAACAAACGAAGAAGAACTTGGTCTTATGATGCTTGGCCTTAAGAGGAAGGTGGCATAATGAAAGAGGTTTTTTATAGAATATTTGTAAAAAGACAAGAAAAATACTGGTGGATGAATATTCTTGTTCCTGTTGTATCGATCTTTATTGCTCTTATCGTCGGGGCAATATTTATTGCTTCAACCGGAAGAAATCCATTTTTAGCTTACAAATACCTTTTTGGTTCATCTGGTCTTATACCAGGTCCGTATTTTAAGAGTCATTTTTCAGAAATGCTTATTGCCTCTTCCATGTTTATTGCAACTGGCCTTGCCTTTGCAATACCTGCAAGAGCTGGCTTGTTTTCAATTGGTGCTGAAGGACAGTTTATTGTAGGTGCAATTACAGCAGCATTTTTTGGTTATTATAAGCCATTAGCAAATTTGCCAACAATCATTCACCTTCCGATTGTTCTTCTAATGGTTATTATCGTAGGTGGTTTATGGGGACTTATTGCAGGATATTTAAAAGCTAAAAAGGGTATTAACGAAACAATTGTAACGATTATGCTTAACTGGATTGCTTTCCATCTTATCGAAGGGTGGCTTGTAACTGGTCCAATGAAAGCAGATGTTGCAACAGGAGTGTCTGGAACACCCTACGTAAGTCCAACGGCAAAACTCCCAATAATATTAAGTGGCACAAGATTGAATATTAGTATATTAATCATGTTGTTTTTGGTTTATGCTGTTTGGTTTTTGCTCTACAGAACAGTTTTTGGTTATGAATTAAGAGCAATGGGTTATACTGCAATAACTAATATGGAAGCACCCAAAATCGGTGGGGTAAATACCGAAAAAAGGATCATGCAAATTATGTTTATTTCTGGTGCAATTGCTGCTTTGGGAGGGTCTTTTATTACACTTGGTGTCTTATTCCAATATCCACCTGTATTTGAAGGAGGATACGGATTTGATGGTATTGCTGTTGCACTCATTGGAGGCAATGAGCCAGTTGGAATACTTTTATCGGGTATTCTTATTGGTGCTTTGAGGACTGGTGCAACATCGGTGCAACTTGTGAAAATTCCTAAAACTTTTCCTGCAATCATAGAGGGTCTTATTGTAGTATTTATTGCCCTTCATGAACTAATAAGATACCTTTTGGTTAAAGCAATAACCAAGAAGAAAGAAGGTGTTTCGGTATGAACTGGACTTATCTAATAAACGAATCTTTAAAGCAGATGCTTGATTTTGCTGCCCCAATCCTCTTTGCTGCTCTTGGGGGTGTTATATCTGAGAATTCTGGAGTTGTAAATATTGCTCTCGAAGGAATTATGCGTTTTGCAGCATTTTTTGGTGTTTGGGGTGCCTTTAACTCAGGTAATCCTTGGGTAGGCTTAATGTGGGGCGTTCTTATAGGCGCACTGCTTGGTGCATTCCATGCATATATAACTGTGAAATGGGCAGGAGACCAAATTGTTTCTGGTGTTGCAATAAACGTCATTGCAACAGCAATGATTACATACTTCCTTGAGTGGATTTTCAAAACAACTGGTTATTCACCTACTGTTGCATATTTCGGCAGTTCTAAATATCTTGTTAATATTAACTTTATTGAGAATATCCCCGTATTGGGGGCATTTTCACATTTACACATTCTTATTTGGATTTCTTTAATTCTTGTCTTTGTATTACACTTCTTTTTGTATCATACGGTCTTAGGTTTAAGAATTAGGTCCGTTGGAGAATATCCTCTTGCTGCGGAAACACTTGGTGTTGATGTATTAAAAATAAAATGGATTGCCGTTATACTCGGAAGTGTTATTGCAGCTCTTGGAGGTGTTTCACTTTCTCTTGGCACAATGTCTTCGTTTACAAATTCGATGCCATCTGGTAAAGGTTTCATTGGCCTTGCTGCAATGATATTCGGTAAATGGACACCTATTGGAGCAATGCTAGCATCATTTCTATTTGCTTCTGCACAAGTTTTGCAATTTTTACTCCAGGCAATTGCAAAAGGAATTGCCGCTAAAATCCCAGTAGGATTTTATCTTGCCTTACCTTATATTCTTACAATCGGCGCTTTGGTGGGTGTTGTTGGAAAGGCAGTTGCCCCTGCAGCAGACGGAGTTCCTTATAAGAAGGAAGAAAGTTAGTGTAATTTTATTTTTCTTGTATTAATAGAGGGTAAATAGCCTAATATTTGAGGGGGATTT is a genomic window of Caldisericaceae bacterium containing:
- a CDS encoding ABC transporter permease, translating into MKEVFYRIFVKRQEKYWWMNILVPVVSIFIALIVGAIFIASTGRNPFLAYKYLFGSSGLIPGPYFKSHFSEMLIASSMFIATGLAFAIPARAGLFSIGAEGQFIVGAITAAFFGYYKPLANLPTIIHLPIVLLMVIIVGGLWGLIAGYLKAKKGINETIVTIMLNWIAFHLIEGWLVTGPMKADVATGVSGTPYVSPTAKLPIILSGTRLNISILIMLFLVYAVWFLLYRTVFGYELRAMGYTAITNMEAPKIGGVNTEKRIMQIMFISGAIAALGGSFITLGVLFQYPPVFEGGYGFDGIAVALIGGNEPVGILLSGILIGALRTGATSVQLVKIPKTFPAIIEGLIVVFIALHELIRYLLVKAITKKKEGVSV
- a CDS encoding BMP family ABC transporter substrate-binding protein; the protein is MKKLLVVLLVVGFVVSLFAGCKPAAQQPAKIKIGLVTDVGGRGDRSFNDSALRGLETWAAKVEYVQGGGYKPLSDEAFNASIPDDLKDKGISPLNVEPIVLESKAKEDYIPNIQALVEQEHCDLVIGVGFMLAGAIGESAKKYPDTKFMLIDSTPVDENGNTVDLPNVVSYLFAEQECGFLVGAIAGYATTANKVGYIGGMAIPPVLRYEAGFRAGVKTTNPNASVIGQYTNSFVDASLGKSTAVSQMALGADVLFHAAGATGNGMFQAICEKGAPYWGIGVDVDMGLDPNLCPDRTLTSALKHVDYATYEAIKSVVDGTFKGGVITLTLKDGGVGYAPDHVKDVLTADQISKIENLKSMIINGTFTVPTDPKEVETWTPPANF
- a CDS encoding ABC transporter permease; this encodes MNWTYLINESLKQMLDFAAPILFAALGGVISENSGVVNIALEGIMRFAAFFGVWGAFNSGNPWVGLMWGVLIGALLGAFHAYITVKWAGDQIVSGVAINVIATAMITYFLEWIFKTTGYSPTVAYFGSSKYLVNINFIENIPVLGAFSHLHILIWISLILVFVLHFFLYHTVLGLRIRSVGEYPLAAETLGVDVLKIKWIAVILGSVIAALGGVSLSLGTMSSFTNSMPSGKGFIGLAAMIFGKWTPIGAMLASFLFASAQVLQFLLQAIAKGIAAKIPVGFYLALPYILTIGALVGVVGKAVAPAADGVPYKKEES
- a CDS encoding ABC transporter ATP-binding protein, whose amino-acid sequence is MEALSVKNIVKRFPNVLANDNVSLSVEKGEIFAIVGENGAGKSTLMKIIYGLYLPDSGEIYVNGEKANIKHSRDAINLKIGMVHQEFMLIPRFTVTENIVLGDEPRKFGFVFDYKQAVKEVEELSNRFALVVDSTEKVENLPVGIQQRVEILKILRRGAEILIFDEPTAVLTPEETEELFKTLRKLKEANKTIIFISHKLSEVMEIADRIAVMRRGRLQGIVKKTETNEKELAKMMVGRDVVLEIQKVKAELGDVVFKVEDLTVKNQRGIVALKDCSFDVRAGEIVAIAGVEGNGQAELVNAMLGFLRPAKGSITINGNEMKFVTPYDIRKKGFAYITEDRKRRGLILQYRARENIILGNHTLYPFSNKGILNDNAIDEYTTRKLEEFDIRPREAYMKAQNFSGGNQQKIILARELSSEHKFLLASQPTRGLDVGATEFVYKWLIEEKKKGIGILLISLELSEVMGLADRILVLYKGEIVGVTTPEETNEEELGLMMLGLKRKVA